Proteins encoded in a region of the Rutidosis leptorrhynchoides isolate AG116_Rl617_1_P2 chromosome 9, CSIRO_AGI_Rlap_v1, whole genome shotgun sequence genome:
- the LOC139869362 gene encoding uncharacterized protein, protein MSNNQNVNQNTLRSLLEKEKLNGSNFLDWYRNLRIVLKYEGKLNKIEEPLPEAPPETATAAQKNAYQKLFDEQEKIALIMLASMTSDLQKEMEDRTAYDMMTELKNMFQKQASQELYETYKLLQTCKMEEGQSVSSHVLKMKSYIDRLEKLGTTLPPNLAVNTVLVSLPKSYHQFVMNYNMQGWEKSLAEVHSMLKTAEQDIPYKVFNPGVLMIRDGKVRKNKPKTWGKGKGKSIAKKKIPPPPKKENPAKDAECFHCGKVGHWRRNCPSYLSELRKGKAGQTSKSGNEKK, encoded by the exons atgtcaaacaatcaaaacgtaaaccaaaacaccctccgttctttgttggagaaggagaaactcaatggttcaaacttcctcgattggtaccgcaacctgagaattgttctcaaatatgaagggaagttgaacaaaattgaagaacccttacccgaagctcctcctgagacagctactgctgctcaaaagaatgcttatcagaagttgtttgatgagcaagagaagatagctttaatcatgcttgctagtatgacttctgacctccaaaaggaaatggaagatcgtacagcatatgatatgatgactgagctgaaaaatatgtttcagaaacaggctagtcaagagttatatgaaacttataagcttcttcaaacatgcaaaatggaggagggtcaatcagtgagctctcatgtcttaaaaatgaaaagctacattgaccgattggaaaaacttggaactaccttgccgcctaacttggctgtgaacacggttttggtttcactaccaaaatcgtatcaccaatttgtgatgaattacaatatgcaaggttgggagaaatctctggcagaggtgcactcgatgctcaaaactgctgaacaggatattccatataaggttttCAATCCAGGTGtactgatgattagggatggtaaggtgagaaagaataagccaaaaacttggggaaaaggaaaaggcaagtcaattgctaagaaaaagattccaccacctcccaagaaagaaaacccagcgaaagacgccgaatgtttccactgtggaaaagttggccactggaggaggaactgtccttcctacctatctgagttgagaaaaggcaaagctggccagactagcaaatcag ggaatgagaagaagtaa